ATTGATCACCAATAACAGCAGGAGCTTCAAAAATTAGGGCATCTGCATGCTCGCGTCCAACTTTTTCCTGCATATCTGTTCTTACGGTCCATGTTAGCAGTGGTTTGCCTGTTTTTCTCCAGCGCTCGCAGGCGCTGTTAGGCATAAGATTAATATCGCAGGCGATAAAGTCAGGTTTGGTTTTCCTGAGGACAAATGGCCACATCAGGCGGGCTTTCCAGTTTAGAAGCATTTCTCTGCCAACCACCAAACCACGAGCATATTTAGGCATATACTGCCTGAACCACCGCACGATGCGAGGGTCAAAGCTCATAACAGCGACTGGGCCAGCATAGCCTTCAAAGCAGTGGCGTACACCGGCACATACTTTTTGAATATCGTCATGTTCGGGTGATTTGATCTCAATAAAAATTGGGACACGACCATCAACCAGATCTAGCACATCGGCAAGGCTTGGCATCGGTAGACCCGTTTTTCCGACTGTATATTTTTTCAGTTGCTGGAAACCCCACTGATCAACAGAGCCTTTACCTTCTGTCAAACGTTCCAAGGTGGCGTCATGAAAAACCACTACGATATTGTCAACGGTGGCTCTGACATCTATTTCAACTGCGTATCCTGCTTCAACAGCGGCCTGAACCGCAGCCAAAGAGTTTTCTTCTCGTTCACTCCCCGTGGTAAACAAACCACGGTGGGTAATATCGAGATCGGTTATCCAAGGAAAACTTCGCTTAGGAGCTTTTGCTGCCATAAATCCTGCTATTCAATTTCAACAAGTGCATCAATTTCTACTGGAACATTCAGGGGCAGGGCGTTTGTGCCAACCGCTGAACGGCTATGACGACCCTTATCACCAAATACTGCTACCATTAGATCACTGGCTGCATTGATTACTTTTGGCTGATTGCCAAAACCGTCAACGCAGTTCACGAAACCCCCAAGTTTAACAATACGCTTAACACGGTTTAGATCACCGTTCGTGGCTGCTTTCAGTTGTGCAATAATGTTCAGGCCACATAATTTTGCGGCGGCACACGCATCTTCTTCTGAAACTGTATCACCCACTTTTCCTTCAAAAGCGAGTTTGCCGTCCTGCATTGGAATTTGGCCTGAAACACTTACTAAGTTACCAGTAACAATAAATGGTAAGTAATTTGCCACCGGAGCCACAGGCGTTGGAATATCAATACCAAGTTCTTTTAGATTTGCTTCAACACTCATGATTAAACTCCAAAACAGATCGATTAATAATTTGGTAACTATATTAGATATTGCCGTACAAATGTCTACAGACAATAAAAAAGGAGCTTCAAACAGAAGCCCCTTTTGTGTGAACAGATGAGGTTAATCTTTTATGCCGTGCGCAGGTGTTTCCCGCGGCGGGTTTGTTTGTCGTTATACATTGCCATATCAGCGGCTTCTATAAGTTCTGCCGGATCAGTGGCGCCATTGAATGGTTGAATGCCAAGGGAGCATTTTGCCGGGATTTTTGTATCGGCGAATTCGATGGTGAGTTCATTTACGGCGCGTTGGATTGCCCTAAGGCGCTTGCGACCTTGATCTTCCGAACAGCGTGTTAGGATGATCGCGAATTCATCACCTGAAATTCTGGCTACAATATCTACCGGGCGAATTAGTTTGGTCAGTAATTTAGCCACGCGGCGTAGCAGTAGATCACCTGCGCTGTGACCGTATTCGTCGTTGATGGCTTTGAAACCGTCTAGATCAATAAACCCGAGAACACCTGATTCACTGTGTCGTGCAGCTGATGAAAGCGCACGGCCAAGTGCAGCGCGAAGGCCTCTGCGGTTAGGAATACCAGTTAGTTCATCGGTTACAGAAAGCTGTTCTAGATAATTGATACGACTTTCCTGTTCTGCCATACGCTGTTCGGCGGTAGCCGCATAACTTAGAACTTCCGTAATCAATTGCCAGCCATCGCTATCAAACTTAACGTTTGCATTGGCGGCATTCTTCATAAGTTTGCCAGCAAGCGTGCTGATATAAGGGTTGATTTCAGCGCGTTCTGACAGTTTTTCTTTTGATTGTTCAATCACACTAACCTCCTCACGGTTCTACACGCTTTTTTATAAGCAAGTGTTATGCCACTGGTGGTTCGGTTTAGTGCCTTGATTAATCAGGACTTTTTAGTGCTTTTTTTCTGCTGGGAAGATGTTGCCGATTGAAAGTTGCGCCCTTTGGAAATTGCTGCCGTGCCAAATTTGCCTTTAAGCTTATCCATAGCTCGTTCGGCATTGGTTCGCTTGGTGCGTTCCGGTTCAATCAAATCTGGTTGATCTGCTTCTATCAGGGGCCGGAAATGACTCATCCCGATACCAATAAGCCGATATGGAGTTCCATCGATTAAAGGCTTTAAAAGGCTTTGGCTCACTTCAAAGATTGTTCCAGCCATTTGAGTGGGTGCGTCTAAGGTGCGGGAGCGTGTGATAATGCGGTGCATGCTGGTTTTCAGTTTGAGTGTAACGGTAGAACCCGCCAGTTCTTTCCGTTTCAGATCACTTGATACTGTTTCACTGATATCCCAGAGTTTTTCTTCAAGGGAGGGGTAGTCTGCCAGATCTCTGCTGAGTGTGCGTTCTGCAGATACACTCTTAGCACCGCTTTGTGGCTGAACTTTTCGATTATCAAGGCCGCGCGATAGATTATAGAGCCGCATCCCCGTTTCTCCGTACCGACGGGCAAGAGAGCTTTGGCTCTGCTCTTGTAATTGGCAAATGTGGGTGAAACCATCTTTGGCTAAGTTTTTAGCCGACTGCTTTCCAATACCGTAGATCGCGGTTATCGGTAGTTTTCCGAGAAGTTCCTCTTTTTCACTATCCCCTATAACAGTAAATCCGCGAGGTTTATCCATATCAGATGCTAGTTTGGCGAGGAATTTATTGGGGGCTAGCCCCACCGAAACTGTAATCCCGATTTCTTTTTCAATTTCGTTGGCAAACTTGGCGAGAAGCACAGCCGGTTTTGCCCCGTGTAGTTTTTCAGTGCCTGTAAGATCAAGGAATGCTTCATCAATGGAAAGCGGTTCAACAAGCGGTGTAAGTTCTTTCATTTTCTCACGAATTTGCCTGCCTACCTCGCCGTAGCGTTTCATCCGTGGGCTTACAAAAAGCGCGTCAGGGCATAATTTTTTAGCTTTGTAGATTGGCATAGCGGAACGAACGCCAGACATACGGGCAATATAGCATGCTGTTGAAACTACCCCCCGGTTTGAACTGCCGCCAATGATAAGGGGTTTGGTTGCATATTCAGGGTTATCGCGTTTTTCGACAGACGCATAAAATGCATCACAATCTATATGAGCTATACTGAGATCCAGTAATTCGGCATGTGAGATGATACGAGTTTTCTTACAGGCAGGGCAATGCCCTTTGCCTTCAAAAGTATGAAGGCAACTACGACATAAACTGAAAATGGTTTCTTCAGAATCAGTCATAAGGTTAAAGTCTGGCAGCGCCGCGAATGCCGCTTGAGCAACCATGTTTAGCTTGAACAAACTGCGTGTTACATGCGTTTGGCATAATATAATTGGTGATACGCTTCGGCAATTCCTGATAGATCTGCTTTATATTTGATAGACCACCACCAAACACAATCACTTCGGGATCAAGTGTATTAATTACTGTTCCAAGAGAGGCCGCAAGCTGCTCAATAAACAGATCGATCGTTGCTTGAGCTTCTGGCGTTTGCATATTTGCTATTTCTTCCGCGCTGATATGTTTGCCTGTTTCAGTTTCAAAGCTCTGGCTGATACCGGGGCCTGAAATCCAGTTTTCGATGCAGTTTATTCTGCCGCAATAGCAGTTTCTGTCAGTAGTAACCTGGTAGGGAAGGGGATTATGACCCCATTCACCAGTAAGAGCATTCGGCCCTGTTATCAGGTTGTTGTGCGCTACATAGCCAGCACCTACGCCGGTGCCTAGAATAACACCGAAAACGGTTGCTGCACCTGCTGCTGCGCCGTCAGTTGCCTCTGATAAAGTCAGGCAATCAGCATCATTGGCCATTTTTATGCTTCGTTTCAGGCCTTGCTCGATATCAGCTTTCAGGTTCTTTCCATTCAGGCACGTTGAATTGCAGTTTTGCATAACACCTGTGAATGGAGAAATTGAACCGGGAGTGCAGATACCAATACTTTCAGCTGTTCCTTCAAGAGCTTCTAGTTCGTTGATAAGCTGAACCACCGTGTGAACTGTTTCGTGATATAGGCCTTGAGGGGTGGTTTTTCGAATTCGTTTTGTCTCATTTCCATTGGCATATAAGCCAACAGCTTCAACCTTAGTACCACCTAGATCTATACCAATCTTCATATCATGCCTTTAGAAGGTCTTTTAAATAATGTGTTAGCTCCGGCCACGTATCAATACGCGCATGGCTATATTCAGTTTGTGGGATCATAGCACGAAGACGCTTATCCGCCACAAAATGCACCCTGTGGGTTTCCGGGCTTAGTTCCGCCACAGATGCATGCTGCGGCGGGAGATCATCAACAAATACCGTGTGGCCAGATGTAAAATCCGTAAAACGTTTTACCGCAGCGCCTTTATCACCCTTGTTTGAGATTACTGGGCAGTGAATACCTTGTTCTCGAAGGCTGTTTTCACGTCGCTCGCGACAATGTGAAGGCACGTTTGTAAGCACAGCTACCTGAAAATGTTCTGAAAGCTCTGCAAGAGCATCCACGGCACCATCTACTACAGGTACATGATCAACGCATTCATCAAAGAAGCTGCCGATAAGCTTTTTTACCTGAAGAGGGTCTGCGAGCTCATTTGTGGCTTTGTGGTAAACGTTCCCGGATATTTGAAAACTGGTGAGCCGAAGTTCAAAACCATGGTTAAGCATGTGGCCTTCAAGTGTTTCTACAAATTTCAGGAGAACTTCATCTGCATCTAGCAGCAGGATGGGGCGCTCTGGGTTTAAGGTTTGTAGAAGCGTTTCCATATATCACCATTCTTGGCCTACGCCGCCGCCAAGGGCACGCCAGGCATGTACAATATTCTCTGGTTTTTCACCGGTTTCTTCAGCAAATAAAATTAGATCAGGCTCGTTTGAAATCAAAAAATCAAGAATACTGGCTTGAAAATCCACTTCAGCGAGATTGGCACGTATCTCATCTGGTGAAAGGCCACTCAGTGCCAAGAATCTATCTCTGAGAGTGTCATCACCTACAATAAATCCAATTGCTTTAAAGGCGATTTCTGATGCAAAATCGGGTGACATGAGAGAAAACCTGCTTGATGTTGGTGTATTCCGTAATAATTAGAGATAGATAATCGATTTATTTAGGGAGTGTTAACATTAAAATGCAAAAAACAGTATTTAACACCCTAGTCGGGCTTGTGTTTTCCACTAAACCACGACTATTATTTAAATTATAGTATTACTAGCACCTTACGAAGGGCCAGAAATCGCGATGGGAAAAAAGATCCTGATAGTTGAAGACAACGAACTGAATATGAAGTTGTTCTGCGACCTTCTTGAAGCACATGAATATGAAACTATTCAGACAAGAGATGGTATGGCTGCGCTTGAATTGGCGCGTGAACATGAGCCTGATCTGATTTTAATGGACATTCAGTTACCCGAGGTTTCTGGATTGGAAGTTACCAAATGGCTGAAAGAGGATGAAGACCTGCGTAAGATTCCTGTTGTAGCTGTTACAGCCTTCGCTATGAAGGGTGATGAAGAGAAAATTCGCGAAGGCGGCTGTGAAGCTTATATCGCGAAGCCAATTTCAGTTGGCCACTTTTTGGAAACAGTAAAGCAGTTCGCAGGGTAATCCTCCATGACAGCACGGGTGCTGGTGGTTGACGATGTTCCACCAAATGTAAAGCTTTTAGAAGCGAAACTCACGAGTGAGTATTTTGACGTGCTCACCGCATTCAGTGGCCCTGAAGCGCTGGATGTAATTGGGCGCGAGCACCCGGATATTATTCTTCTCGATGTTATGATGCCTGGTATGGACGGCTTTGAAGTATGCCGCCGTATTAAAACAGATCCAAGCACAGCACATATCCCCGTTGTTATGGTAACAGCACTTGATCAACCTTCTGATCGTGTTGCGGGCCTTGAAGCAGGCGCTGATGATTTTCTTACAAAACCCGTTCAGGATTTAGCGCTTTTTGCACGTGTTCGCTCTCTCGTCCGGCTTAAAGTGATGATGGATGAGCTTCGCAACCGGGAAGCAACTGGCGCAAATATGGGCTGGGAAAACGAAGAAGATGCTCCGCTTGATTTCGAAGTGCCAACGGACGGCAATATCCTGATCGTTGATGAGCAAGAGCGTGTAATGGAACGCATCGCACGTGCTCTCGAAGGCGTTGGCGAGTTGACGTTCATCGCTGGCGGTGACGATGCCGCTGAACGTGCTCGTGAAAAGAATTTTGATCTGATTATTGTATCACTCACTATGCGCAACACAGATGGCTTGCGTGTATGTTCTAAACTCAGGTCTTTCGAAGAAACACGCCATGTGCCGATTCTGGTAATGGTGGATGACGGCAATACCAAGTTGCTGGTTCGTGCGCTTGAAATGGGTGTGAACGATTATGTGGTGCGCCCAGTTGATCGCCTTGAGTTTCTTGCGCGGGTCAAAACCCAGTTGAAGCGCAAACGCTACGCAGACAAACTTTGGGAAAATTTCCATTTATCCATGCAGCTTGCGACAACAGATGCGGTGACAGGGCTTTATAACCGTCATTATCTGACAAGCCATATGGATACCCGTCTTGCAGCTGCTCATAGCAGCGGTAAGCAGCTTTCAGTACTTATGATGGATATTGATCACTTTAAAAAGGTGAACGATACCTATGGGCACGCTGTTGGGGATATTGTTCTCAAAGAATTTGCAAACCGTATCGCAAAAAATATCCGCGGTGTTGATCTGGCAGCACGTTATGGCGGTGAGGAATTCGTTGTGATGATGCCTGAAACACCAACAGATTGGGCCTATATGATTGGTGATCGCCTTCGTCAGGAAGTGTGTGATAACCCATTTGAGGTTGGCTTGGCTGAAGGTCCTATCAATATTTCTGTATCCATTGGTGTGGCGTCAAATAAAGAAGGGCAGTCACCATCCCAGCTTCTGGAAGAAGCTGATAAAGCCCTCTATGCGGCAAAGGAAGCAGGCCGTAACCGTGTAATTATTGCAGGCGCATAATAGGAAAAGCCTTGAATAATGAAGCAGCTGAAAAGCTATTATTTTGGATGGTTTTTGTCCTGCCCACTTTAATGGTGCTCACAGCAATTCCAATGATTTTAGAGATCGTACCTCCTAATGGCGCGATTGGTGTTCGTACCGCGGTTTCACTCTCTTCTGAAGAAGCGTGGTACGCTATAAACTTTCGCGCAGGTGTTGCGATAGCTATTAGTTCAGTACTTTCAATTATGCTTAGTCTTGGTTTGATGAAATATTTGAACAAAACGAAAACTCAAAAAAGCCTCTATGCTCTCGTTAGTTTTGGTATCTTGTTTATGATAAGCCTCTCTATTGCGGATCAAGCGTATTAAGTTTTAAAGTTTAGTTTCCTATCTTTCGGGCATGCCTGTTTCTATAGGTAGTCTTTGATCTTGTGACCATTCATTCCAAGACCCAAAATATGTAGCAATATTCTTGAAACCCGCTTGCTTCAGCGCAACATAGGTATTTGAGGTGCGGGACCCCTTAAAGCAATATAACCAAATAGGTTTTGAAAAATCTATTCCTGCATTAAGGCATTCTGCTCTTACTTCATTTGGGGACTTTATTGAACCATCTGGTTTCATCATTCGATACCATTCAAGCCACTTTGCGCCTGGTATCCGGCCTTTTCTGGGGGAAAAGTCCTTCCCGTATGGTGAACTGCTTTCACCAATCCATTCATCGACATCTCTTACATCAAGAAGTGTTACCATATTCTGATTGAGTGACGAGAGTACATCATATTTGTCCACGATAAGGCTTTTGCCAGCTTCAGATAATTCGAAATTTGCGGGTGTAATTTTTGTGATAGATTCTGTCACCGGGTATCCATTGGAAATCCATGCATCTAAGCCTCCATGCAGCACATGGGAATTATCGTTTCCTAGGTAGGAAAGGATGAAATGGCCTCTGCATGATTGGCCAAATCCGCTCCGCATATCCTGTTCGTAAAAGACCACTGTTTTTTTGTTGTTTATACCAGCATCTCCAAATTTCTTAGCCAGAAATTTCCGCATGGCGTTTATGCCAGTTTTATCGGATGAGGCTAGATAGGTGAAGATATCTGGTATGTTGACAGCACCCTCTATATGAGCTGCTTCAAATGCTTCTTTTGAACGCGTATCCACAATAGCGATATTATCTTTTGCCATGAGGTAGGCGAGTTCTTTAGGCTCAATTAGGATATTGGGTGCGATCATCAGTTTATTCCATGTTAACTAGATATTGGCCTCTGAGCTTATGTTCGGGACTTTTGATAAACAAGAAAAACTATCTATCAGTAGGTAGATTCATTGTGAAGTTAAATTGAAGTAAATGATGCAGTCAGATTTAAAGAGAATAAGAGATGGCAAGCATGCATAAAAAAACGCCGCAGCCAGTTAGGCGCGGCGTTTCTTTAGATCTCATAGAATCCAAGATTACTTAATCTTAGCTTCTTTAAACTCTACGTGCTTACGTACAACCGGGTCGTACTTACGCTTAACCATTTTCTCGGTCATTGTACGAGGGTTCTTTTTAGTTACGTAGAAGTAGCCTGTATCAGCAGTGCTAACAAGCTTGATCTTGATGCTGGACGGCTTTGCCATCTGATTAACTCCAAGAAAACAGTTATTCCCGGCCGCACAATGCAGCCTGTGTGAGGGCGCAAAATACCCACAGCGGGGCAGAAGTCAAGCTTTGTTTATCAAAGGAAGACATTTTTATGTATTCTTTTAAAACTATTTCAGGATACTAACGAACAAGTAACTATTTTTGTGCGAATAGAAGTAGAAATTTTTTAGTTGTGAGGAAGGCTTATGTCCGGGTTGGAAAACGATCTGCTTGAAGAACTCAAGAATGAGGCAATCGATACCGTCGAAGATCGACTCCAAAATATTCATGATGCTTTAAAGGGAATTCTTGACGGTACCCTTGAAGGCAGGCAAGCGCTGGCGACTATTCGCCTGGAAGCACATTCTCTGAAGTCTGTGGCATCTAGCTTTGAAATGAAAGCGCTTAAGGTGATGTGTCACCGGTTTGAAGATTATTTCTTTAACCTGACAGAACTTACCGAATCTAATGTCAGTGATATTCAATTTTTTGCTGATCGCATGGCTGAATGTCTGGAAGCCTTTATTGCGGGTAAAGAATATGATGTTTCCAAGATGGTGCGTCAGCTCCCCAATAAAGGCGGCTTTGAGGTAGGAGATATCGTTGTCTCTGAAATCGAGGTAATGCTTGTTATGGCGCCGGGTACTGCAACCAAAATTGTAACCCGCGAACTTCTTGAATGTGGTTACCGCATGGTGAATGTTGCAACCACTATGGACGCTATTCAGTTGATTCCTTCTATGAAGCCAGATGCAGTGATTATTTCCCGCCATATGCCTGAATTGACAGGCGTTGATTTGGCTGCGGCTCTGAAGGCAATGCCAACAACGAAAAATATCCCTGTCGCACTTCTGGCAACAGATGACGGCAAGCTTACAGGCCTGCCGAAATCAGTGCCAGTGCTCCGCAAAGGGTCAAACTTCGCGGATGATGTGGCTGATGTGTTCGTAGAACTAGGTATTCTCTAGAGAATATTCTATTTCTTCTTTTTAGAGGCGTTGCGGCTACGGCTGTGGCGCCTTTTTTGGTTTTTGATGCGTTCTTTACTGTTACGGCGTGGTTTGCC
This DNA window, taken from Kordiimonas sp. SCSIO 12603, encodes the following:
- a CDS encoding ROK family protein, translated to MKIGIDLGGTKVEAVGLYANGNETKRIRKTTPQGLYHETVHTVVQLINELEALEGTAESIGICTPGSISPFTGVMQNCNSTCLNGKNLKADIEQGLKRSIKMANDADCLTLSEATDGAAAGAATVFGVILGTGVGAGYVAHNNLITGPNALTGEWGHNPLPYQVTTDRNCYCGRINCIENWISGPGISQSFETETGKHISAEEIANMQTPEAQATIDLFIEQLAASLGTVINTLDPEVIVFGGGLSNIKQIYQELPKRITNYIMPNACNTQFVQAKHGCSSGIRGAARL
- a CDS encoding sulfurtransferase produces the protein MIAPNILIEPKELAYLMAKDNIAIVDTRSKEAFEAAHIEGAVNIPDIFTYLASSDKTGINAMRKFLAKKFGDAGINNKKTVVFYEQDMRSGFGQSCRGHFILSYLGNDNSHVLHGGLDAWISNGYPVTESITKITPANFELSEAGKSLIVDKYDVLSSLNQNMVTLLDVRDVDEWIGESSSPYGKDFSPRKGRIPGAKWLEWYRMMKPDGSIKSPNEVRAECLNAGIDFSKPIWLYCFKGSRTSNTYVALKQAGFKNIATYFGSWNEWSQDQRLPIETGMPER
- a CDS encoding PleD family two-component system response regulator; amino-acid sequence: MTARVLVVDDVPPNVKLLEAKLTSEYFDVLTAFSGPEALDVIGREHPDIILLDVMMPGMDGFEVCRRIKTDPSTAHIPVVMVTALDQPSDRVAGLEAGADDFLTKPVQDLALFARVRSLVRLKVMMDELRNREATGANMGWENEEDAPLDFEVPTDGNILIVDEQERVMERIARALEGVGELTFIAGGDDAAERAREKNFDLIIVSLTMRNTDGLRVCSKLRSFEETRHVPILVMVDDGNTKLLVRALEMGVNDYVVRPVDRLEFLARVKTQLKRKRYADKLWENFHLSMQLATTDAVTGLYNRHYLTSHMDTRLAAAHSSGKQLSVLMMDIDHFKKVNDTYGHAVGDIVLKEFANRIAKNIRGVDLAARYGGEEFVVMMPETPTDWAYMIGDRLRQEVCDNPFEVGLAEGPINISVSIGVASNKEGQSPSQLLEEADKALYAAKEAGRNRVIIAGA
- a CDS encoding Hpt domain-containing protein yields the protein MSGLENDLLEELKNEAIDTVEDRLQNIHDALKGILDGTLEGRQALATIRLEAHSLKSVASSFEMKALKVMCHRFEDYFFNLTELTESNVSDIQFFADRMAECLEAFIAGKEYDVSKMVRQLPNKGGFEVGDIVVSEIEVMLVMAPGTATKIVTRELLECGYRMVNVATTMDAIQLIPSMKPDAVIISRHMPELTGVDLAAALKAMPTTKNIPVALLATDDGKLTGLPKSVPVLRKGSNFADDVADVFVELGIL
- a CDS encoding response regulator is translated as MGKKILIVEDNELNMKLFCDLLEAHEYETIQTRDGMAALELAREHEPDLILMDIQLPEVSGLEVTKWLKEDEDLRKIPVVAVTAFAMKGDEEKIREGGCEAYIAKPISVGHFLETVKQFAG
- a CDS encoding DNA polymerase IV, yielding MTDSEETIFSLCRSCLHTFEGKGHCPACKKTRIISHAELLDLSIAHIDCDAFYASVEKRDNPEYATKPLIIGGSSNRGVVSTACYIARMSGVRSAMPIYKAKKLCPDALFVSPRMKRYGEVGRQIREKMKELTPLVEPLSIDEAFLDLTGTEKLHGAKPAVLLAKFANEIEKEIGITVSVGLAPNKFLAKLASDMDKPRGFTVIGDSEKEELLGKLPITAIYGIGKQSAKNLAKDGFTHICQLQEQSQSSLARRYGETGMRLYNLSRGLDNRKVQPQSGAKSVSAERTLSRDLADYPSLEEKLWDISETVSSDLKRKELAGSTVTLKLKTSMHRIITRSRTLDAPTQMAGTIFEVSQSLLKPLIDGTPYRLIGIGMSHFRPLIEADQPDLIEPERTKRTNAERAMDKLKGKFGTAAISKGRNFQSATSSQQKKSTKKS
- a CDS encoding DUF3572 domain-containing protein, which codes for MSPDFASEIAFKAIGFIVGDDTLRDRFLALSGLSPDEIRANLAEVDFQASILDFLISNEPDLILFAEETGEKPENIVHAWRALGGGVGQEW
- a CDS encoding RidA family protein — its product is MSVEANLKELGIDIPTPVAPVANYLPFIVTGNLVSVSGQIPMQDGKLAFEGKVGDTVSEEDACAAAKLCGLNIIAQLKAATNGDLNRVKRIVKLGGFVNCVDGFGNQPKVINAASDLMVAVFGDKGRHSRSAVGTNALPLNVPVEIDALVEIE
- a CDS encoding GGDEF domain-containing protein, which translates into the protein MIEQSKEKLSERAEINPYISTLAGKLMKNAANANVKFDSDGWQLITEVLSYAATAEQRMAEQESRINYLEQLSVTDELTGIPNRRGLRAALGRALSSAARHSESGVLGFIDLDGFKAINDEYGHSAGDLLLRRVAKLLTKLIRPVDIVARISGDEFAIILTRCSEDQGRKRLRAIQRAVNELTIEFADTKIPAKCSLGIQPFNGATDPAELIEAADMAMYNDKQTRRGKHLRTA
- a CDS encoding SdpI family protein, with protein sequence MNNEAAEKLLFWMVFVLPTLMVLTAIPMILEIVPPNGAIGVRTAVSLSSEEAWYAINFRAGVAIAISSVLSIMLSLGLMKYLNKTKTQKSLYALVSFGILFMISLSIADQAY
- the rpmG gene encoding 50S ribosomal protein L33, whose protein sequence is MAKPSSIKIKLVSTADTGYFYVTKKNPRTMTEKMVKRKYDPVVRKHVEFKEAKIK
- a CDS encoding glycerophosphodiester phosphodiesterase family protein; amino-acid sequence: MAAKAPKRSFPWITDLDITHRGLFTTGSEREENSLAAVQAAVEAGYAVEIDVRATVDNIVVVFHDATLERLTEGKGSVDQWGFQQLKKYTVGKTGLPMPSLADVLDLVDGRVPIFIEIKSPEHDDIQKVCAGVRHCFEGYAGPVAVMSFDPRIVRWFRQYMPKYARGLVVGREMLLNWKARLMWPFVLRKTKPDFIACDINLMPNSACERWRKTGKPLLTWTVRTDMQEKVGREHADALIFEAPAVIGDQS